From Hylaeus volcanicus isolate JK05 chromosome 2, UHH_iyHylVolc1.0_haploid, whole genome shotgun sequence, the proteins below share one genomic window:
- the LOC128885144 gene encoding protein arginine N-methyltransferase 3, whose protein sequence is MTEQATPLRSDYDCKMDGRSDDDSGDDWDEMTEDFESIPCLFCNEVTNNFSMALEHLVSSHRFDLKNFVTRHSLDTYSYIKLINFIRHKNVLPDQLNALNIKTWESDEYLRPIIEDDPWLMFDIEDLEEKTTKPVAYTVNSENGCVTLSEAHFVELQKTIQTLRAQLEQRELACFMAKQQIDEMSEKTRKLVLDEDMDGNNSITPSGNSNCNIDKGYFNTYSHFAIHHEMLTDKVRTESYRDALLTNANRFSNSVVLDVGCGTGILSMFAAKTGCRKVISVDQSDVIYHAIDIVRENNLSDIITLKKGRLEDINLDEEKVDAIVSEWMGYFLLYEGMLDTVIYARDHYLAPNGILLPNRCTLNIVGSGDTRRYVELIDYWSNVYGFKMSCMKAQVVREPNIEICVADELITSTVEIQEFDLYKVTTDCVNFASPFELTVKKTGSLTAIVGFFDIFFDLDNPVHFSTGPHSTPTHWKQTVFSLSEPISITEGEILTGKIICRRHIKDIRGLIIAIHIKNIRQVYYLE, encoded by the exons ATGACAGAGCAAG CCACTCCACTAAGAAGCGATTATGACTGCAAAATGGATGGAAGGAGCGATGATGACAGCGGAGATGATTGGGATGAGATGACAGAGGATTTTGAGTCTATACCGTGCCTCTTCTGTAACGAGGTTACAAACAACTTTTCCATGGCCCTGGAGCACCTTGTTTCATCACATAGATTTGACTTAAAGAATTTTGTGACGAGACACTCTCTGGACACTTATTCttatattaaattgattaacttTATACGTCATAAGAATGTCTTACCGGACCAATTAAATgcattgaatataaaaacatgGGAGAGCGACGAGTATTTAAGGCCTATCATAGAGGACGATCCTTGGTTGATGTTTG ATATCGAGGATTTAGAAGAGAAAACGACAAAACCTGTAGCTTATACTGTAAATTCAGAGAATGGATGCGTCACGTTATCCGAGGCGCATTTTGTAGAATTGCAAAAGACAATTCAAACGTTGCGGGCACAATTAGAGCAACGCGAATTAGCGTGTTTCATGGCAAAACAG CAAATAGATGAAATGTCAGAGAAAACGCGAAAGTTGGTACTAGACGAGGATATGGATGGAAACAACAGTATCACTCCTTCTGGTAATTCTAATTGCAACATTGACAAAGGctattttaatacatacagTCATTTTGCTATACACCACGAGATGTTAACA GATAAAGTACGAACAGAAAGTTATAGAGATGCATTATTAACAAATGCAAATAGGTTTAGCAACTCTGTGGTGCTTGACGTTGGTTGCGGTACTGGTATTCTATCTATGTTTGCGGCAAAAACTGGGTGTCGCAAAGTTATCAGTGTAGATCAATCGGATGTAATATATCACGCTATCGATATAGTGAG agaaaacaatttaagTGATATTATCACTCTAAAAAAAGGTCGCCTCGAGGACATTAAtctcgacgaagaaaaagtaGATGCAATTGTATCCGAATGGATGGGCTATTTTCTCTTGTACGAGGGTATGCTAGACACAGTGATATACGCTAGGGATCATTACTTGGCGCCCAATGGAATACTTCTACCCAACAGGTGTACGCTCAATATCGTTGGAAGCGGAGATACTA GGAGATACGTCGAACTTATCGATTATTGGTCAAACGTATACGGTTTTAAAATGAGTTGTATGAAAGCACAAGTTGTACGAGAACCGAACATTGAGATTTGCGTTGCCGACGAATTAATAACGAGTACGGTTGAAATTCAAGAGTTCGACTTGTATAAAGTAACGACTGATTGCGTAAACTTCGCATCGCCCTTTGAATTAACAGTGAAAAAAACTGGATCGTTAACCGCGATTGTGGGCTTTTTCGATATCTTTTTCGACTTGGACAATCCAGTTCACTTCAGTACAGGACCCCACTCAACCCCAACGCATTGGAAGCAAACAGTATTTTCGTTAAGCGAACCAATTAGCATTACCGAAG GTGAGATCCTGACTGGTAAGATAATTTGTCGCAGACATATAAAGGATATACGGGGGCTTATTATTgcaattcatattaaaaatatacggCAAGTTTATTATCTAGAATAA
- the LOC128885145 gene encoding ETS-related transcription factor Elf-5-like isoform X1: protein MDPFDSYDRSDLPEVYPSFPNLNDDDDHFLLDMDSLVTRKSNALTTRSYESNRKKCSFGDENNEVIDGTGWTEKPIRNWCQEETINWLMSAASYIGQPYSLIQHSLAVPGNELVTFTRNDFINHDPIYGDRLYDLLHSQHISNLLPSFDTIHPHSEDEYARINSNNASDAESDNSIEVSTKRPPGRPRVLKAKKNSTSQGKLWEFIRDLLRNRETCPSLICWEDYSQAKFRFVKSDEVAKRWGSRKGNTKMTYEKLSRAMRYYYKSKIFLPVLGRRLVYQFGPNAKGWQTDNPNFCR, encoded by the exons ATGGACCCGTTTGACAGTTACGACAGGTCCGACTTACCGGAG GTGTACCCGTCGTTCCCTAATCTCAACGATGACGATGATCACTTTTTATTGGACATGGACTCGTTGGTGACGAGAAAAAGCAACGCCCTGACGACGCGCAGTTACGAATCGAACCGAAAGAAATGTAGCTTCG GTGACGAGAACAATGAGGTGATCGACGGTACCGGCTGGACGGAGAAACCTATCAGGAACTGGTGTCAGGAGGAGACGATAAATTGGCTAATGTCCGCGGCGTCTTACATCGGGCAACCGTACAGTTTAATCCAACACAGCCTCGCGGTGCCAGGAAACGAGTTGGTCACCTTCACGAGAAACGATTTTATCAATCACGATCCCATATACGGTGATCGACTCTATGACCTACTCCACTCCCAGCATATCTCGAATCTGC TTCCATCGTTCGACACCATTCACCCTCATTCCGAAGACGAATACGCGCGGATCAATTCCAATAACGCTTCAG ACGCTGAATCAGACAACAGTATCGAAGTCTCCACGAAACGACCACCGGGTAGACCGAGGGTATTAAAAGCGAAGAAAAACT CCACCAGCCAGGGAAAGCTTTGGGAGTTTATTAGGGATTTATTACGCAATCGAGAAACGTGTCCAAGTTTAATCTGCTGGGAAGATTATTCGCAAGCGAAATTTCGGTTCGTTAAAAGCGACGAAGTCGCGAAACGATGGGGTTCGCGGAAAGGAAACACAAAGATGACTTATGAGAAACTAAGTCGAGCCATGag gtattattataaaagtaaaatcttcCTTCCTGTACTTGGTCGAAGATTGGTCTACCAATTTGGGCCCAACGCAAAGGGTTGGCAGACCGATAATCCAAATTTCTGTCGTTGA
- the LOC128885139 gene encoding fidgetin-like protein 1 isoform X2, with translation MATTDVASNKEKHNYLAAYHILKFSQADKDDTEVVDIERRCLATKYLTARQSESEDMAACLLRRSLEDYQNLMENKNGVNNYWKQFKAQTSKINNNPQTWKTSLHDVDMALNFIKPLPCQDDKTMPCHGRAFNDRHIENIISTWKNKESCTRNRKISGHAKSNLTLYSSLDDKVRLREDSQDEAEPFSFSSSNSVDETNSTQVNYAKKQIPKSSPITQEHQHFPRQQRPIKFEHKTQSKLLKEDSFNMHRSNSKLKSQVFVQNSEEDSAAPKTKSNYFKTARDELTVQQMKVNKPAAKKTLGGKVAVNSQFVCPFKREKEKTSGQENMYNSETDTGEVEDERLKNIEPKMVELIRNEIMDSKTTISWDDIAGLQYAKKIIKEVVVYPMLRPDIFTGLRRPPKGILLFGPPGTGKTLIGKCIASQSKSTFFSISASSLTSKWIGEGEKMVRALFAVARVYQPSVIFVDEIDSLLTQRSETEHESSRRLKTEFLVQLDGAATADEDRILIVGATNRPHELDEAARRRLVKRLYVPLPEFQARKQIINNLLLTIPHNLTEEDVNDVAQQSKGYSGADMSNLCKEASMGPIRCISFSQLENIRKEDVRQVTIEDFKEALIHVRPSVSESSLTTYVEWDAIYGTGTAQNHKIE, from the exons ATGGCCACCACTGACGTAGCATCTAATAAGgagaaacataattatttagcAGCGTAtcacattttaaaattttcacaagCTGATAAGGATGACACAGAGGTTGTAGACATTGAGCGCAGATGTCTTGCCACTAAATATTTAACTGCAAGGCAATC CGAATCTGAAGATATGGCAGCTTGCTTGCTTAGAAGAAGTTTAGAAGATTACCAGAATCTGATGGAGAACAAGAATGGTGTAAATAACTATTGGAAACAATTTAAAGCTCAAACATCAAAGATCAATAACAATCCACAGACATGGAAGACTAGTTTACATGACGTAGATATGGCgctgaattttataaaacctTTACCTTGCCAAGATGACAAAACAATGCCATGTCACGGAAGGGCTTTCAATGATAGACACATAGAGAATATCATAAGTActtggaaaaataaagaatcttGTACTCGAAACAGGAAAATCAGCGGTCACGCAAAATCAAATCTAACTTTGTATTCAAGCTTAGATGATAAAGTTAGGCTCAGAGAAGATAGTCAAGACGAAGCGGAGCCGTTTTCTTTCTCGTCGAGTAACTCTGTAGATGAAACCAATAGTACACAAGTAAATTACGCGAAAAAACAGATACCTAAATCTTCCCCCATAACTCAGGAACATCAACATTTTCCACGGCAGCAACGACCTATTAAATTTGAACATAAGACACAGTCTAAACTTCTAAAAGAAGACTCGTTCAATATGCACAgaagtaattcgaaattaaaatcgcAAGTTTTCGTTCAGAACAGCGAGGAAGATTCCGCGGCACCTAAAACTAAATCGAACTACTTCAAAACTGCTCGAGACGAATTAACCGTGCAACAGATGAAAGTTAACAAGCCAGCGGCAAAAAAGACTTTAGGTGGCAAAGTCGCTGTTAATTCTCAATTTGTTTGCCcgtttaaaagagaaaaagagaaaacgagcgGTCAAGAGAACATGTACAACAGCGAAACCGATACAGGGGAAGTGGAAGATGAAAGACTGAAGAACATAGAGCCTAAAATGGTTGAGTTGATAAGGAATGAAATAATGGACTCCAAAACGACCATCTCTTGGGACGACATAGCTGGCCTTCAAtatgcaaagaaaattatcaAAGAAGTAGTCGTGTATCCTATGTTAAGGCCTGATATTTTTACTGGTTTACGCAGGCCACCtaaaggaattttattattcggcCCGCCCGGTACCGGAAAGACTCTCATAGGGAAATGCATAGCTTCGCAGAGTAAATCGACGTTCTTTTCCATTTCTGCCAGCTCTTTGACTTCGAAATGGATAGGCGAAGGGGAGAAAATGGTCAGAGCGTTGTTTGCTGTCGCTAGAGTTTATCAGCCATCGGTTATTTTCGTGGACGAAATAGACTCGTTGCTCACTCAGAGATCGGAGACCGAGCACGAGAGTTCTAGAAGATTGAAAACTGAGTTCTTGGTACAATTAGATGGAGCCGCGACTGCGGACGAAGATCGTATTTTAATCGTAGGAGCAACGAACAGACCTCACGAACTGGACGAGGCAGCACGAAGACGACTCGTTAAACGACTCTACGTTCCCTTACCAGAGTTTCAAGCTCGTAAACAAATCATAAATAATCTATTGCTAACGATACCGCACAATCTTACAGAAGAAGATGTTAACGACGTAGCTCAACAATCGAAAGGATATTCCGGAGCAGACATGTCCAATTTATGCAAAGAAGCCAGTATGGGCCCGATTAGATGTATTTCGTTCAGtcaattagaaaatattaggaAGGAAGATGTTAGGCAGGTGACAATTGAAGACTTTAAGGAAGCATTGATACATGTACGTCCTAGTGTATCTGAATCTAGTTTAACGACTTATGTCGAATGGGATGCTATATATGGAACTGGAACAGCACAGAACcataaaatcgaataa
- the LOC128885145 gene encoding ETS-related transcription factor Elf-5-like isoform X2 gives MFLSKPVYPSFPNLNDDDDHFLLDMDSLVTRKSNALTTRSYESNRKKCSFGDENNEVIDGTGWTEKPIRNWCQEETINWLMSAASYIGQPYSLIQHSLAVPGNELVTFTRNDFINHDPIYGDRLYDLLHSQHISNLLPSFDTIHPHSEDEYARINSNNASDAESDNSIEVSTKRPPGRPRVLKAKKNSTSQGKLWEFIRDLLRNRETCPSLICWEDYSQAKFRFVKSDEVAKRWGSRKGNTKMTYEKLSRAMRYYYKSKIFLPVLGRRLVYQFGPNAKGWQTDNPNFCR, from the exons ATGTTCTTAAGCAAACCC GTGTACCCGTCGTTCCCTAATCTCAACGATGACGATGATCACTTTTTATTGGACATGGACTCGTTGGTGACGAGAAAAAGCAACGCCCTGACGACGCGCAGTTACGAATCGAACCGAAAGAAATGTAGCTTCG GTGACGAGAACAATGAGGTGATCGACGGTACCGGCTGGACGGAGAAACCTATCAGGAACTGGTGTCAGGAGGAGACGATAAATTGGCTAATGTCCGCGGCGTCTTACATCGGGCAACCGTACAGTTTAATCCAACACAGCCTCGCGGTGCCAGGAAACGAGTTGGTCACCTTCACGAGAAACGATTTTATCAATCACGATCCCATATACGGTGATCGACTCTATGACCTACTCCACTCCCAGCATATCTCGAATCTGC TTCCATCGTTCGACACCATTCACCCTCATTCCGAAGACGAATACGCGCGGATCAATTCCAATAACGCTTCAG ACGCTGAATCAGACAACAGTATCGAAGTCTCCACGAAACGACCACCGGGTAGACCGAGGGTATTAAAAGCGAAGAAAAACT CCACCAGCCAGGGAAAGCTTTGGGAGTTTATTAGGGATTTATTACGCAATCGAGAAACGTGTCCAAGTTTAATCTGCTGGGAAGATTATTCGCAAGCGAAATTTCGGTTCGTTAAAAGCGACGAAGTCGCGAAACGATGGGGTTCGCGGAAAGGAAACACAAAGATGACTTATGAGAAACTAAGTCGAGCCATGag gtattattataaaagtaaaatcttcCTTCCTGTACTTGGTCGAAGATTGGTCTACCAATTTGGGCCCAACGCAAAGGGTTGGCAGACCGATAATCCAAATTTCTGTCGTTGA
- the LOC128885139 gene encoding fidgetin-like protein 1 isoform X1, producing the protein MRIGASVAVLSAVYTYLEFRVPLDPSKEQNITLCSCDSDTKDMATTDVASNKEKHNYLAAYHILKFSQADKDDTEVVDIERRCLATKYLTARQSESEDMAACLLRRSLEDYQNLMENKNGVNNYWKQFKAQTSKINNNPQTWKTSLHDVDMALNFIKPLPCQDDKTMPCHGRAFNDRHIENIISTWKNKESCTRNRKISGHAKSNLTLYSSLDDKVRLREDSQDEAEPFSFSSSNSVDETNSTQVNYAKKQIPKSSPITQEHQHFPRQQRPIKFEHKTQSKLLKEDSFNMHRSNSKLKSQVFVQNSEEDSAAPKTKSNYFKTARDELTVQQMKVNKPAAKKTLGGKVAVNSQFVCPFKREKEKTSGQENMYNSETDTGEVEDERLKNIEPKMVELIRNEIMDSKTTISWDDIAGLQYAKKIIKEVVVYPMLRPDIFTGLRRPPKGILLFGPPGTGKTLIGKCIASQSKSTFFSISASSLTSKWIGEGEKMVRALFAVARVYQPSVIFVDEIDSLLTQRSETEHESSRRLKTEFLVQLDGAATADEDRILIVGATNRPHELDEAARRRLVKRLYVPLPEFQARKQIINNLLLTIPHNLTEEDVNDVAQQSKGYSGADMSNLCKEASMGPIRCISFSQLENIRKEDVRQVTIEDFKEALIHVRPSVSESSLTTYVEWDAIYGTGTAQNHKIE; encoded by the exons ATGCGCATTGGAGCGAGCGTTGCAGTTCTCTCTGCTGTATATACTTACTTAGAATTTAGGGTACCATTGGATCCGagtaaggaacaaaatataactCTTTGTTCATGTGACTCTGATACAAAAG ATATGGCCACCACTGACGTAGCATCTAATAAGgagaaacataattatttagcAGCGTAtcacattttaaaattttcacaagCTGATAAGGATGACACAGAGGTTGTAGACATTGAGCGCAGATGTCTTGCCACTAAATATTTAACTGCAAGGCAATC CGAATCTGAAGATATGGCAGCTTGCTTGCTTAGAAGAAGTTTAGAAGATTACCAGAATCTGATGGAGAACAAGAATGGTGTAAATAACTATTGGAAACAATTTAAAGCTCAAACATCAAAGATCAATAACAATCCACAGACATGGAAGACTAGTTTACATGACGTAGATATGGCgctgaattttataaaacctTTACCTTGCCAAGATGACAAAACAATGCCATGTCACGGAAGGGCTTTCAATGATAGACACATAGAGAATATCATAAGTActtggaaaaataaagaatcttGTACTCGAAACAGGAAAATCAGCGGTCACGCAAAATCAAATCTAACTTTGTATTCAAGCTTAGATGATAAAGTTAGGCTCAGAGAAGATAGTCAAGACGAAGCGGAGCCGTTTTCTTTCTCGTCGAGTAACTCTGTAGATGAAACCAATAGTACACAAGTAAATTACGCGAAAAAACAGATACCTAAATCTTCCCCCATAACTCAGGAACATCAACATTTTCCACGGCAGCAACGACCTATTAAATTTGAACATAAGACACAGTCTAAACTTCTAAAAGAAGACTCGTTCAATATGCACAgaagtaattcgaaattaaaatcgcAAGTTTTCGTTCAGAACAGCGAGGAAGATTCCGCGGCACCTAAAACTAAATCGAACTACTTCAAAACTGCTCGAGACGAATTAACCGTGCAACAGATGAAAGTTAACAAGCCAGCGGCAAAAAAGACTTTAGGTGGCAAAGTCGCTGTTAATTCTCAATTTGTTTGCCcgtttaaaagagaaaaagagaaaacgagcgGTCAAGAGAACATGTACAACAGCGAAACCGATACAGGGGAAGTGGAAGATGAAAGACTGAAGAACATAGAGCCTAAAATGGTTGAGTTGATAAGGAATGAAATAATGGACTCCAAAACGACCATCTCTTGGGACGACATAGCTGGCCTTCAAtatgcaaagaaaattatcaAAGAAGTAGTCGTGTATCCTATGTTAAGGCCTGATATTTTTACTGGTTTACGCAGGCCACCtaaaggaattttattattcggcCCGCCCGGTACCGGAAAGACTCTCATAGGGAAATGCATAGCTTCGCAGAGTAAATCGACGTTCTTTTCCATTTCTGCCAGCTCTTTGACTTCGAAATGGATAGGCGAAGGGGAGAAAATGGTCAGAGCGTTGTTTGCTGTCGCTAGAGTTTATCAGCCATCGGTTATTTTCGTGGACGAAATAGACTCGTTGCTCACTCAGAGATCGGAGACCGAGCACGAGAGTTCTAGAAGATTGAAAACTGAGTTCTTGGTACAATTAGATGGAGCCGCGACTGCGGACGAAGATCGTATTTTAATCGTAGGAGCAACGAACAGACCTCACGAACTGGACGAGGCAGCACGAAGACGACTCGTTAAACGACTCTACGTTCCCTTACCAGAGTTTCAAGCTCGTAAACAAATCATAAATAATCTATTGCTAACGATACCGCACAATCTTACAGAAGAAGATGTTAACGACGTAGCTCAACAATCGAAAGGATATTCCGGAGCAGACATGTCCAATTTATGCAAAGAAGCCAGTATGGGCCCGATTAGATGTATTTCGTTCAGtcaattagaaaatattaggaAGGAAGATGTTAGGCAGGTGACAATTGAAGACTTTAAGGAAGCATTGATACATGTACGTCCTAGTGTATCTGAATCTAGTTTAACGACTTATGTCGAATGGGATGCTATATATGGAACTGGAACAGCACAGAACcataaaatcgaataa